The following proteins are co-located in the Primulina tabacum isolate GXHZ01 chromosome 11, ASM2559414v2, whole genome shotgun sequence genome:
- the LOC142519244 gene encoding uncharacterized protein LOC142519244, with product MGNPNLGQSDQTAPVLTHFSHPHPLKFSNAAVSDHCSACKLVGSGAVYSCTLCSFTLHKKCYDLPQKIKHEFDQSHVLSLQPKPVYPEGVFKCDACGIQGDGFSYHCSPCGTDLHSICASLPMTLTHNCHQQHQLSLTFSAPYAGNAFSCDICKRVGSKTWLYRCNLCEFDVHLTCVVKIPSSTVHKHQMFPQSPQQNLPRSISEPTNMHPSANSGVYGVTRPPHHSGSLGHPQNQFVATQYPAAAMGQPYTAATMGQPYPAAVTPMSSVPYNNFTRPPANHGAVGPSNGLGNLILANMTNGIASGIAQATAQAVIQEFTGGPGGGAGGGIGIVNHVDPTGGGAGTTDGSLYVEGDYVGTDVGYDAGGGDASHY from the coding sequence ATGGGGAATCCAAACCTCGGACAATCCGATCAAACAGCGCCGGTCCTCACCCATTTCAGCCACCCACACCCCTTGAAATTCTCAAACGCCGCAGTTTCTGATCACTGCTCCGCGTGCAAACTCGTGGGGTCCGGCGCCGTTTACTCCTGCACACTGTGCAGTTTCACTCTCCACAAGAAATGCTACGATTTGCCTCAGAAGATCAAGCACGAATTCGACCAGAGCCATGTTCTTTCTCTGCAGCCAAAGCCCGTTTACCCGGAAGGAGTTTTCAAGTGCGACGCCTGCGGGATCCAGGGCGATGGTTTCTCGTACCATTGCAGCCCTTGCGGCACTGATCTGCACTCGATCTGTGCGAGTCTGCCGATGACGTTGACTCATAACTGCCACCAGCAGCATCAGCTTTCGTTGACCTTCTCGGCACCTTACGCGGGGAACGCGTTTTCTTGCGATATTTGCAAGAGGGTTGGGTCAAAAACATGGCTCTATCGCTGTAATTTATGTGAGTTTGATGTTCATTTGACTTGTGTGGTGAAGATACCGAGTTCCACGGTTCACAAGCATCAAATGTTCCCACAATCTCCACAACAAAACTTACCGAGGTCGATCTCCGAGCCTACGAACATGCATCCATCGGCCAATTCGGGAGTTTATGGTGTGACGAGGCCGCCGCATCATTCTGGCAGCTTGGGGCACCCGCAGAATCAATTTGTAGCAACCCAATATCCAGCCGCGGCCATGGGGCAACCGTATACGGCGGCGACCATGGGTCAACCGTATCCGGCTGCGGTGACTCCGATGAGCTCCGTGCCATATAATAACTTTACTCGACCGCCAGCTAATCACGGGGCTGTTGGGCCTTCCAACGGATTGGGGAACCTAATCTTGGCAAATATGACGAATGGTATAGCTAGCGGCATCGCTCAGGCGACGGCCCAAGCTGTGATACAGGAATTTACGGGTGGACCAGGTGGCGGCGCTGGAGGAGGAATTGGCATTGTTAATCACGTGGATCCTACGGGAGGCGGCGCGGGAACGACCGATGGAAGTTTATATGTCGAGGGAGATTACGTGGGAACAGATGTAGGCTACGACGCCGGCGGCGGAGATGCCTCTCACTATTAA